Below is a window of Quercus robur chromosome 6, dhQueRobu3.1, whole genome shotgun sequence DNA.
tttctaaagtttggggtttttggattttacaccttgaagttttggaatttgggagtgtaaaatccaaacagcccccaaacgttagggggtaaaatcctaattctaaatcattagggtgtaaaatccaaacacccctaaacttcaagggataaaatccaaattttgaaacttcaggatgtaaaatctaaacGCGTCTAAACTTTAGGgttataatttgcaatttatcttATAGTTAATATGTTACCTCAATTGGGGGAGAGGAATTTGAACCTTGGCTCTTCTCATAAAAGAGAACAAGCAATGCCActaagttacaagactcttagcAGCTGTggtatttgttttgtttatgttatCACTAGTTTCTCTCTAGATTCAGGGTGTTCAATTTGTCATTTTAGCCGGTCTTGAGCAGGATTTTCCCACCTAACCAACCTCATTGGTTTTCCAAAATTACCAACCTAAACCAGACCATCTGAAGCATTTTAACTGAGCTTCACCGAGCTGAAACTCGTTCTATTGTTAGCTTCAAAGCAAAGAGAAATGGGAAGGCAGGGACAGGTGAAGATTTACAGAGGATGGCAACTATTTTTACCAGAAAATGAGGATAGTTGGAGATATATAAGGGAAAGACAGAGATTAGCAACATCGGTGATGATCTACAGGGGAATGGTGGAGATTTCACATTGGAGGACGTAGACTGATGGCTATTATGAAGGTTAGGAGGGTTTAAGGGTTAAAGGAGTGAGGGACGGATGGGAGTAAAAGGCATGAAAGGCAGGTTAGGGATTTCAATTTCGAAATTTGGGAAATTTTGGAGATTGGGTATTCGCTAATTGGAGGCATGGTTTTGTATGGGCATGTgccttgtttttttcttctatccAGCAACTAATTTTTACCACATGCACTATTTAAACATAATATAATTAactgtaaataataataataaataaataaataaataatcggTGGTTTGGTTAAACTGAGAAGCAGATGGTGTAGGAGTTGCTAAAACAGAAATCGAACTTCACTATGATATTGCTAGAAGTTGATTGAGACCAATTTGCACAATATGGGGTGGTCGGTTTTGTCAGGCTCATGAACACCCTTTGGATTAAGAGTATGAATATGGTTGAAAGGATTATGAAAATATGCTAGGTGCAACTGGAGGGAAGGCACTTCCTTTTGTGACACCAGTTTGGTGATTGATGTCCTAGtcctaaatttaaaaatttttcattctGTCTTTACAATGATGGCAATGATCTAGCAAGCTAGATCCAAGGATCCAATTAAGTAGGTGAGCCAATATCAATGTAGGATGAAGGTAATAAAGATTGTTTCTCCGTTTCTTGACCCATAATTTAATTGTAAAACAGAAACAAACCAACCTCTTAGAGTAAGGTTTCTGGCTAGTCCTCGAATGCAGCTTTAATATTCTTATGATTAACTGGAATATTTGTGAGTTTTTTCTACCCATAactaccaaaaatataaatacatgtGCAAGTATAGTCTTCTACAATTTTGCTTAGTATGCTTGGCCTAAGTTCCAGGGGAAAggaaggtcatgggttcaagatcCATTGGTTGGTTGTGTGTGTAACTtagcagcaaaaaaaaaaaaaaagggccgaGGGCAGGAACTCTACCAACAGGACCAACAGGAACCGTATCATCAACCAATAGGACCGGTGCAAAGATTCCAGAAACTGAAGAATGGAAAAGACTCTTTAAGTGTCTCGGGTCCTAGAAAAATAAATGGATTCGGGATTTGATCTATTTAATGACATAAGAACATAATAATCAGAAAGAATATagaattcatttaaaattttttttttagcacttaACCTTTTACAATTCATTTTTTCTATCTTATTGGCGCCCTTATATCATTTCATAGTTAATATTTCAGCCTATAGATTTATGCCTAGcctattttcttttataattcgGTAGGCTAAAGGATCTTCCTATGTTATGCTATTTAATTCTCGACATTGTTATTCATAATTTTGATCTGATTTGATATCATTGAGATCCTTTGATAAGGAAGGAAACAAAAGAATCTCAATTTTATGACAAATTCAGTCCGATGGCTGTTCTCCATGGTACTGTCGGATCACTAAGGCCAACTTTCATCCCTGCTCGATGGGTGGGTCTTGCAGTCAAGCTCCCTTTTGCCCCTAGCTTTCTACTCGTCTGGCATTCTGTTCTCCTTTGTCTCATTAAATCTTTCTTTGTTGTTATTACTTGAGTTGACTTAGAGTGTTAAAAATCTACTTTGTTATTAGCTTcggttgggttgaatttcatCATGAATGCAGATAAGAAACATCTAAGCACCTAGCGCCTAGTAAATTCTACGTTCTCTGAACTCTACCATCTTTCTAACCATGGACAATTATGGCTTCCGTTAACTTCTTCACTTGAATGCTTTGTCCATTTATATCTTCCATCCTTATTGCACAAGTGAAAAATTAGTATGAAATTGAtctacataaaaattaaaaattatgcataatgATTGAAATGCTCCACTCTCTAGTATAGTCGGGATGTTTTTAGCTTTCACAGTTCTTTGTTACAGTTGCATAAAAGAGATTGCATATAAACTTGAGACCAACATGGTGGGTACAGATGGGAAATTCTGATTATATTTCACGCATAATGCTTGTGTTTTATACgacaggagagagagagaggggttgaggggggggggggggggttttcATTATTTCTAAGAGTTGGACATCATCTTGGCtaacttatttatattttagttaaaaatatcTGGTTATGTTGTCTCAGGTTTATCATCATTACCAGTcattagaggaaaaaaaaaaaaaaaaaaaaaccaataaccAACAACCACCACCTTGAGAAGAAGCAAAATCAGTAGACCAAACACCATAATTCCCCTTATCAATTGGGACAGAGTTGTTTGGTTTTTCAGTCCCTTTATGTCTTTCCATCAATTGACAATGAGATAGATGGACATCTCTGTGTGGGTTTGTTGTTATTCCCGTACCCCCAATGATATTCCTCTATATGTTTATGGaggccaatgagctctagcccAGATTGCACTTCCTTCCCTCATCAGTGTAAGCTGGAGGGTAAAACTGTTTGGGTGCATGTGTAAtgtaccaataaaaaaatgtttatggaGCTTCACCAGTGTATTATGTAaagaaaataattcattttaatgACATGGattatccaaaaatattttgttttaatggttGGTTTGTTGATTATCTGTTTTGCTGACTGGAAACCATTCTATATGCTGCATTATCTAAAAGAAGCTGGATCGTTAGTTctgcaaaaatatattttggatCATTGATTCTGAAAAACAATCTTAATAATCATGtttcttttggtcattttgaattAGATAGTGGATATGTTCTGTGAAGTAGAACTGTTCAGAGATGTGGCAGTCATTGCTGAAAACTTGAACAGAAATGGACTTGTTTCCCAGCGGTCCATCATAACGCGCCTGTTGGAGGACATGTTGAATGAAAAGGCCAGCAAGGATCATGGTTACTTTCTTGCAGTAACCAGCTTAAAGAACATAGGAAAAGGGGAGGTTGTGGATGAGTCTGGGGACGTTTTCTTCCCTGTAGTCTTTAATTGTCGCACCTTCTTACCTTACACAGGAGAGATTTTACAGGGAGTTGTTAGCCACATATTTAGGCATGGGGTCTTCATGAGATGTGGACCTATTAAATATGCTTTTCTCTCTGCTCGAAAAATGCCAAATTACCACTTTGTTGCTGGGGAAAATCCAATCTTCTTGAGCGATGAGCTTGCAAAGATAGAGATTGACATTGTGGTCCGTTTTGTGGTGCTTGGAGTAAGATGGATAGAGAAAAGGGGACGCATCAAAAAAGAATTTGTGATGCTTGCCAGTTTAGTTGGTGATTCCCTTGGACCTATTTCATTGTCTGGATCTGATGAATTGgatttgtaaataaataagaaaactacACAAGCATGTTTCTTTGAAGATGATTTCATTAGCaaaatgattttcattttaaatttgttttatttttggcgGGTGACACTGCAAATAGGAATCAGATGTTTGTGTGATGTATATATTTACCGATGTCAATTATAGCTTGCAGCTAAGTTTGCTGCAAGTTTGGAAGGATTTGAGACATTTAAGAATTAGGATATTGTAATTACAGTGAGCGATGATGATACACAGTTTAGTTCACTTTCTATTCTCTAGTGCGTAGATATCCTGGTGTATTGTCTGCTATTATACTTCTAATGAGCATGTTCTTATTGATATCAAAACACAGCTGCCACttcattcaatatatatatatatatatatatatatatatttgataaaagagaaaaagattgTCGTATGAGCCGTAAGAAGTCGATGCAGCATCGTACTTCCAAGCTTTGTTTAGTGGAAGGAATGGCTGCTACTCTAAAGTTGATTGGCACTGGCTTGATTTGCATGAAATAACACTATTTAACTCTGTATCTGGTAGTAAATATGTGTGATAAAGAACTTCTCTACATCTCAGTTTCTAATATTCTACTAATATAATTACCTTACGCACACTAAAATATAGCTGACGACGTTTATCACTTTTCTGCAATCAAGATCATCTTATTTGTGTgaataaaggaaaaatatttttatacaatCATTAGTGTACACATAATATCcataattttatatactttAATCATATTTTTAAGTATGCATCCATTTAACACATGAGACGGTTGATAGTTTATACCAGCGAGTGTGCAATAATCAACGCTGGGCATAAATGCAAAGTGCAATCCTTCCCAATCCTCGTGCAGTACCTTAGTGTTTGCGCTAGTAGCTTTggcaaaaattaattttttggtatGTGCACACAAAGACAACACTGACACACACAACTACAAAGCTCACAGACAAGCAAATCAATCCTTCTCTTCCTAAAGCAAGGGAAGGAGTTGATTCCTCTAATCTGCTCTAGCAAAATATTGTGTTCTACCCTCACTTTTGGGTTTATCACCACGATAATTGGCTTATTCGTGAAGTGCCACTCCTCCCTGATGAACTTGATGCCTGGTATAGGTAAAAATTGTTGCACTATGTACAATGGCACCTCGGTGCCTAGGCTTCTAAACTTTCTTTCAATGTCAATGGTTGGTTTGCTCTGAACCACAATTGGAACCCACACGACCTTACCACGATTGCCAAGCTCTTTACGAAGCAGCTTGAGAGTCGAAACATCATTATCAGAGATGTCTGGGCCAGAAATGAACAATAACACGTATTTATGCTTCAATACGTCAAAGTAAACCTGTTTGTGGAATTTAATCATTAATCAAGGGAACTGTGTTAGcaagaaattcaaattctaacTACAACAATATGTCATTAAATCTCAATTGgtcagtttgttttttttagccAAGCTACCCAACAGAGTAATGTGCCTAGTTTTGAAGGTACCCAAATTCTATGACTAAATGCTACAATTAGATAGTTTTCTGAAAACTAAAAAGACATTTACACATGCACGGCCACATCAAATATATATTGAGGATCAAAACAAAACTAGCCCTAAAAGTTGAGGATCAAAAGAATACTTAAGTCAAAAAGgcttattaaaaaagaaaattagaaagtAGTGAATAAGTAATAACACTGTACTAATAGCAATAATAATAGAGGTGATGGGTAGCCATAGCAAACCTCATTTGAACCATCGATGAGTTGCTGCACATTACTCTTGCCATAACACAGCGCCTTAAAAACTTCCATGATTTTGGGACGGATTTGGAAGAGATTCATGAGTATCTGATAAGCCTCCGTCTCAGTTTCCTCTACATTTAAACGAAATCTTTCATTAGCATCTAGTCCTTTCTTATGCATTGCATTTTGTATTCAACACAGGCAAGGAAGCATTGCCTTTTATGATATGAACACAGGCAATTATGCTTCCTTACCAATAAGTAGCTAACCTATTTGTTGTTTGCAAATATTCAGTTGCATCTTAAGATTGTTGAGGATGTGGTAAAGATTGTAAGTCAAGCTGGACAGATCCACCTCTTGGTCCCTGAAATTGGAGCAATCATATATAGTCATTTAATAATGCTAAGGTAAACTCGTCTCTGGTTATATTGGAACATAAAATCCCTTCTAAGAGATCTGATAAAATTGGAGTAATACAATGAAGATTAGCATTAGCATGACCCCTTTGCTAAGATGACAAGACTAAGTACAAATTCAGAAAAGGGTCCAACGTTCTATTCATCTAAATATTAGTCTCatacaaaaagaatttcttGTTAAGATTTTTGAGCATGGAATATTGGAATGGACAAGCTAGGATAGCTTACTCATCACTAGTGATGCCAGTCAACTGAGCTGAACAACCTATAACAGTTCTAATCAGCCAATATGTGTCCAAACGGATATGGTTCAAGGCCTTTAACAATGCTGGCACATTCTCTCTACCATAGTTAGGTAGCTTCTCCAACTCAAAAATGCACTTAATTACTTCCAATGTGACTTTGATCAGATTGTTAAGTTCAGTAAGTGCTTGCTGGCGTTTTTGCAACCCTGAGTTCCCTGCCAAGACTGGTAGTCCCTTCAGGATTGACATTGATTTGGTGAGTTGATCAGACGCGCCAATCTGCATAAGGAGCCAGAATTCTCCATAGTCCAAAGCAAAAGCCGCTAGGGTCATCACGGCCCTTGCATCCCATGAATAGCTTGATAGCATGCCAAGTATTGCCAGTGTTGTTTCATGAGCATTTACCACACCCGGACCCTTGCATGCCATCTAGAGTTACATATTTATTAGCATTGTGCCCATGCCATTCATGGGAATATGATATTTCAATAATGAATAATAGATGTCTTTTGATTAATAAGACATCTCagtaaatttattatttagaaaaaaaaatttaatttaagaaaatttagcAATCTTATTTAATGTGAACGGTTATGGAACTGATAAATATACAAAATGTCAAATGCTCAGTCTATTGAGTAATTACTAGATACTTTCAGAGTACTTCATGTGGTACTCCATgtcaataaaaagaaacaacctAATAAATTATATGATATAAGCCAAAAATATTTGGGTGAAAGagtaaaattttgtattatgatCTGGTAGGAGTTACATGACCATTGCTCCTTCCAAATGAAGTTCTTGACAGAGTTCAGTCCCTCCTCATATCTATGCTTCCATTTCATTTATATACAACAAATAATAGATGAGGAAGTGAGTAAATACTAGGTTCCACtcgtttttttaataattatttgtgaaAAAGAGAAAGTGCATGTTGGCCCCCTTAAatttatagaataaataaaagaattgattaactaattttttttttaaaattctagaAAAAAGATAATTCAAAAGTCAAGAAAAATATGATGTCAAGTTAAAGTTACAAAAGGTGAATAAAGGATCCAAATGTTGTTTTTAAAGTAACATATTTATGATTACAGATCCTTTTCAtcatagttatatatataaatgattctcaaaaaaatagttatatatataaataaaaaagaaaaagaaaaaaaagagagagatccTTTTcatcataattatatataaaaaaaaaattttaagagaaagagagatccTTTTCATCAGTTCACTAATACTGTGAACAATTTGGATTTGGGCCCATTATCTAATCATTTACCATATTGATCAACATGATATCATGACAATCACATTATCCATACACCAAAaaacttgaggaaaaaaaaaaaaaaaaaaaacagagtaaTTTGAAGTATATCTAGCGGGTTTCATATATGAATGACAATTACTAGGATATATACATATGCTGACCTTGCAGGAAATCTGCTTAAGTGTACAAAACGGTGAATTAAAACAGACACTGGGAGCCATGTCCTCCGTGTTAAACAAAAGTGCTTGGGCACCCTGCAGTAAGGCATACTTAATTaccaaaagattaaaaaaaaaaaaaggctgagaGAGTGAGAATTGGCAAGGTTGTAGATGAGGAGGGTGTATATTGTACCGGCGCAAAACTACCAACAATGGGTGCGGCATGCTTAACAATGTTTTCgactaaaatgaaaagagaCTCAGCATCAAACTCTTCACCAGCAGTAACATGGATTTCATCAATTTGCTTCAAGATCTCCTCCTCGTTATACCCATTTGGCACACCCGTGATCTCAAACTCAACAGCTTGCTGCTTCATGCTGGCCATATTGTGCTATACAAAGCaagaaaaggccaaaaaaacTTCTGCGTTTTACGCAGAATGTGATGTTCTTCCAGATCAAACTCTGGGATAAGTGGAGGACTGAGAAATTAAGATGGTTCGTGTTCTTTGTTTCAGCTTTTACGTGGCCGAGTTATAACCATTGAAACTGGGATGATAAGGGCCTTAGCTAACACATCgcgttaattatttttttgtctatatTCTCCCGGCTTGAAAAAGTTAACTTCAAGTGGGTCCCTATCATCGTGGAATTACAAACATTAATACAGTAATTACCCATGCAACAAATTCCACATATCTACCAACATAAAATGGTGCTTTGACAgcattctcaaattcttcattttatcCAATCCTAGGGCTTTTGGatttagttcaaaatttattaaataagctTATCCAGCCCAGGCAGTAAAGAAGCCgcaaaatatttcatttgtaGAGGTCTGAGACAAGGGAATCCCATGTCCGTTTATAATCGGAAGTGAAGTGCTGGCTAGATTAATGGATAGAGAGGCAAATAGGAATGCAATAAGAGCGGTTAAAATGGCTAGTGGGACTCCAGCTATAACTAAATTGTTTTATGCCGATGATGTAATGCTCTTTTGCAATGCAAAAGTGTCATAAACGGAGCCTTGGTTAATGTGTTAataccatggttttaaaaaccgaatcGGGTGtagaaccatttttttttttttaattttcggtTCAACCCCGGTTTTTGACCGGTTTTCCTGTTGTTGATTGGTTTTGGGGCTTTTAACCGGACCGGATTAGCTTCCGGTTCTCGGTTGAATCGGTCAGACTGGCCAGTTCGGTTTTTAAAATAGTGGTTAATACTTATAGTGTCTAGTCAGGACTGAGTATTAGTTTTGAGTAGTCAGGAGTCTTTTGCTCAAAGGGTGTGCACCATCAATTtccaaaggaaataaaaaatccatgGGGAAATAAGAAGATCCAATCTAATGATTGTAGCATAAATTCGTATCGCATGATTGTAGCATGGTTAAATCCTTGATTAAACTAAATTCAAGGAAAAGCAATACGTCttgattttagttttagggtctatttgagatccgcttattttactgaaactgaaaactttttctagaaagtactatagataaatgtaaaaattagttgaaatagtgcagtgggacccataaatagtaccaaaaagtatatcggagcctataaatagtaacaaaaataagctgaatagtaaaatatgtTGGCTTTTTAAGATAGAGCCAAACGCACATTTAATCAAGGATTTCTTATCTCTCAGTGTCAAATTTAGACCTATATATTCAGGCCAACTCATGCATATTGGACTGCaagtaaaaattcaaattcaattttgtggttGCTTAACAATGTTTTACTCTGCCAAAACTCTACTGATATCACCTCTCATTCTTCTTTATGTTAATGACATGATTATTAATGTTAATGATATTGCAATAATTCATGCCTTTCAACATTTCTTAGACtgaattttgaaatgaaggaTTTGAGTACCCTAAGATATATACTTCCATAGCCTTGAGGTTATATCCTCTTCCAATGCAAAATATGCATTTTTCCTCCACTCCAAAGTTGACCTAACTTATCGTAAGATCATTTCTAGTCCATTATAGATCAATGTGAAGCTTAATACATTAATGGAGAACCTTTTCCTAATGCCATACTCTACTATCAGTTGGTTGACAATCTAATCTATCTCTATGTCACTAGTCCAAACATTACCTATGTCGTTAGTACTTGGCCAATTAATTCATGGAAGCTCCTAGATCCACTCATTATATTGTTGTCCTTCATATTCTCCAACACATCACTTGCACTCTCTTCCACGATCCCCACTTTTCCTTTAATCAATCTACCCTTAGGTTGTCAATAGTAAATATTTCTCCACTGTTGGCTATTATTTCTTTTTGGGCACTTCCTTTATATCTTGGCCAACAAGAAATAATTTGCTCTTGTGGTCCTATGGATGCCATATTCGAGCTACTCTAGCTTCATTGGCTCTTGGCTGACTTTAGTGGTCCTCAAACTAGAACTTCCTCTTATTGTGAGAGCATCTACAACAAAccttgtataatagaaaaagagatgaatttttcacatttaagcCACAAAACTTCCTACATCAATCcttctaaaattgtgtatatctACACATTTGCTACAGTAATCATGTAAATATACATAGTTACTGTGGTTGTGtatactattattttattaattccataatttctctccttttttctctctcttctctgtgTGCAAAACAAACTCAGTCTAAGActtctcctctcctctcctcatcttcttttttctttaatacacacaaacacaaacacatccaCATAGACAAATCAACACAGAAATACACAAACACACTCACACGAACAAaccaatagagagagagagagagagagagagaatggtgTTGGTGTTGGGGATCAGAGTTTGTGGGTCTACAGAAATGGGTCTGGATGCTTGTGGATCGGTGCTAGTAGTGGAGATTGGTGCTTATGGGTCGATGGGATTTGATGCTTCTGGATCGATGTTGGCGGCAAAGATCAATGCTTGTGGGTTGACAGAGATCTGTGCTTGTGGGTTTTGATGCTTGTGGTACTTGTGGTGGAGAGGCGACCTGACcattagagaaagaagaagaagaagaagaagatgcttgCGATGGAGATGTGATCTAACCgtgagaggaagaagaagaaaaagaagaagaagaggagggtGGAAAGCTTTTGAAGAGGGTGGAGAGTTGAGATTGAGAAGGATCAGATTCTTTGATCTGAGAGATGAGATaaggacaaaagaaaaagatagagagatagggacaaaagaaaatataaaataaaaaaattaaagaaatattactatttaaatagaatagattgtaaaataaataaattgacatgggtGTTTTTGAAAAGCGGTAGTGTAAAgtagaaaaagtaggttcttatgctaaaatagacggAAAAATTTAGCTAAATTGATGTGATTGCTCTAACAATCGAAATCCCATTCATAGTGCCCATAATAATGACATTAATGATCATAGCAAGAATATTGTGAGTAGCTGCCATTTCATATGACATCGCCTCTAGCAAcgctttttttgagaaaccataaTAATGACATTAATGATCGTACCAAGAATATCGagattagtttttcttttactatttaaacataTTGTAATCTCTAGGGTAATGCAGTTTTCAGATTCAGAAAATTCTTACCTTCGTCTATTTCTTCTCTCTGTTGGATTCCAAAAATTTCTGTTCCATCTAAGAAATCATTAAGTGTGCTTTTTCCAAAGTTCTATGACATCACCAAAGTTATA
It encodes the following:
- the LOC126688737 gene encoding protein SIEVE ELEMENT OCCLUSION B-like; protein product: MASMKQQAVEFEITGVPNGYNEEEILKQIDEIHVTAGEEFDAESLFILVENIVKHAAPIVGSFAPGAQALLFNTEDMAPSVCFNSPFCTLKQISCKMACKGPGVVNAHETTLAILGMLSSYSWDARAVMTLAAFALDYGEFWLLMQIGASDQLTKSMSILKGLPVLAGNSGLQKRQQALTELNNLIKVTLEVIKCIFELEKLPNYGRENVPALLKALNHIRLDTYWLIRTVIGCSAQLTGITSDEDQEVDLSSLTYNLYHILNNLKMQLNICKQQIEETETEAYQILMNLFQIRPKIMEVFKALCYGKSNVQQLIDGSNEVYFDVLKHKYVLLFISGPDISDNDVSTLKLLRKELGNRGKVVWVPIVVQSKPTIDIERKFRSLGTEVPLYIVQQFLPIPGIKFIREEWHFTNKPIIVVINPKVRVEHNILLEQIRGINSFPCFRKRRIDLLVCELCSCVCQCCLCVHIPKN
- the LOC126688738 gene encoding DNA-directed RNA polymerase V subunit 7-like isoform X2, producing MFCEVELFRDVAVIAENLNRNGLVSQRSIITRLLEDMLNEKASKDHGYFLAVTSLKNIGKGEVVDESGDVFFPVVFNCRTFLPYTGEILQGVVSHIFRHGVFMRCGPIKYAFLSARKMPNYHFVAGENPIFLSDELAKIEIDIVVRFVVLGVRWIEKRGRIKKEFVMLASLVGDSLGPISLSGSDELDL
- the LOC126688738 gene encoding DNA-directed RNA polymerase V subunit 7-like isoform X1 produces the protein MRRFRVAFVSQQVTEQSQQLSFLKLRKGVRSLHSSIFRSASLQNPNQIVDMFCEVELFRDVAVIAENLNRNGLVSQRSIITRLLEDMLNEKASKDHGYFLAVTSLKNIGKGEVVDESGDVFFPVVFNCRTFLPYTGEILQGVVSHIFRHGVFMRCGPIKYAFLSARKMPNYHFVAGENPIFLSDELAKIEIDIVVRFVVLGVRWIEKRGRIKKEFVMLASLVGDSLGPISLSGSDELDL